A segment of the Gemmatimonadales bacterium genome:
GCGCGCTGGTCTCGGTTGCGACGATGGAGAGGAGGATCGCCCACCACGGCAGGCCGTGCTTGCCGAGGAAGTAGTCGGACGCGCCCTGCTGCCTCCGGCCGAGCCACATGCCGAGGGCGACGACGCCCAGCATGTAGGCCGCGGCTACGATCCAGTCGCGTTGTCCCATGGCCCGCCAAAGAAAAGGGCCCGGAGTGGTTTTCTCCAGGCCCGTGCCGTCCACCGGCGCCGCGGCCTACACCGTGAAGCTGGTCCCGCACCCGCAGCCGCCCGTCGCGTTCGGGTTGCTGAACGCGAAGCCGCTGTTCTGCATGGTCGTGACGTAGTCCACTTCCACGCCGTTCAGGTACTGCGCGCTGAAGCCGTCAACGAAGACGCGCACGCCGCCCAGGTCGAGGACCACGTCGTCGTCCAGCGCTGCGTCGTCGATGCTCATCTCGTACTTGAACCCGGAGCAGCCGCCCGGCAACACGCCCACCCGGAGGCCGCCGGTCTCCGCCGGAACATCCTCGGCCGCGATGAACTCTCTCACCTTCGCCAGCGCCGCCGGCGTGAGGTGAAGGGTGATGGCCTGCTCGTTGGTCGTCGCCATGTGCTCCTCCGCGAACGTCACGGCTGAAACCTAGGCACGGCGTCGAGCCGGGTCAACGTCGCGG
Coding sequences within it:
- a CDS encoding iron-sulfur cluster assembly accessory protein — protein: MTFAEEHMATTNEQAITLHLTPAALAKVREFIAAEDVPAETGGLRVGVLPGGCSGFKYEMSIDDAALDDDVVLDLGGVRVFVDGFSAQYLNGVEVDYVTTMQNSGFAFSNPNATGGCGCGTSFTV